The following coding sequences are from one Shewanella putrefaciens window:
- a CDS encoding DUF3157 family protein — MHTLLRFSALSSWLLLSSSVIAADVARVTLENGAQVRLKDDFTWEYVLTETQTAPNVLATETVVNASTTINSATSLTTTSAVSVPVTTLTATAMAKPELLGTTAKDGIKVSFTDSQWKGDKLGLTFELASTSNEHVTLVEVEARFFADNGTLLKTDKLEVWEAIFRMPETYLRKGEQRKSSIIWVKGIDKALWQKQLIDLKITEINSR, encoded by the coding sequence ATGCACACTTTACTTCGCTTTAGCGCCCTTAGTTCATGGCTACTGCTCTCCTCATCAGTAATTGCGGCCGATGTAGCAAGAGTTACCCTTGAAAATGGCGCTCAAGTCAGACTAAAAGATGATTTTACTTGGGAATATGTACTCACAGAAACTCAAACTGCACCGAATGTTTTGGCGACTGAAACCGTTGTCAACGCATCGACTACCATTAACAGCGCCACGAGCCTAACGACAACGTCAGCGGTATCCGTGCCAGTCACAACACTGACCGCGACTGCAATGGCTAAACCAGAACTGCTAGGCACAACCGCTAAAGACGGTATTAAAGTCAGCTTTACTGACAGCCAATGGAAAGGTGATAAACTTGGACTCACCTTCGAACTGGCCAGTACTAGCAATGAACACGTTACTTTAGTCGAGGTCGAAGCTCGTTTCTTTGCTGATAATGGTACTTTGCTCAAAACCGATAAACTCGAAGTATGGGAAGCCATTTTCCGCATGCCAGAAACCTATCTTCGTAAAGGTGAACAGCGTAAGAGCAGTATTATCTGGGTTAAGGGTATAGATAAAGCCCTGTGGCAAAAGCAGTTAATCGATCTCAAAATAACCGAAATCAACTCACGTTAA
- a CDS encoding MliC family protein: protein MAKLTNKMISNRLGFKWYCAAGVMVSALSAGAMAANAPSFDCTKVNAGSIEDMVCKDAGLNQLDNQLAKVYSQALEKAKNEQPPTLKAMQRGWVKGRNECWKSDDKHACIQSSYQTRIAELQAQYRLVEMTGPVSYACDGSPANELVVTYFKTEPATLIAERGDQTSLMFVQPSGSGAKYQGRNESLWEHQGEAKVVWGYDTPEMTCKLVTK from the coding sequence ATGGCCAAGTTAACAAATAAGATGATAAGTAATCGATTGGGTTTCAAATGGTACTGTGCCGCAGGCGTGATGGTTAGCGCGTTAAGTGCAGGAGCAATGGCGGCTAACGCGCCTTCTTTTGACTGCACGAAAGTGAATGCTGGCAGTATTGAAGACATGGTCTGTAAGGATGCGGGGCTGAACCAACTCGATAATCAGTTAGCTAAGGTTTATAGCCAAGCACTTGAAAAAGCAAAGAATGAACAGCCTCCTACTTTAAAAGCGATGCAACGTGGTTGGGTGAAAGGGCGTAATGAATGCTGGAAGAGCGACGATAAACACGCGTGTATTCAATCTAGCTATCAAACGCGCATTGCCGAGCTACAGGCACAATATCGTTTAGTTGAAATGACGGGACCTGTGTCTTATGCCTGTGACGGCAGTCCTGCTAATGAATTGGTCGTGACTTATTTTAAAACCGAGCCAGCTACCCTGATTGCCGAACGCGGCGATCAAACCTCGCTGATGTTTGTACAACCCAGTGGTAGTGGTGCTAAATATCAGGGCAGAAATGAGAGCTTATGGGAGCATCAAGGTGAGGCAAAAGTAGTTTGGGGCTACGACACGCCGGAAATGACCTGTAAACTGGTAACCAAATAG
- a CDS encoding DUF1090 domain-containing protein: protein MQIKPVILGLVTGVAFSLPVFADDVPQRGCAAKLEAISQQIEHAKTAGNTYKVAGLEKAYKEVMTHCNDDKLYAERLAKIQALEAKLVERQNELTQTVKEGRPMDKVSKKQAKVAEVEAELAKAREELER from the coding sequence ATGCAAATTAAGCCAGTGATTTTGGGATTAGTGACAGGTGTAGCATTCAGCTTACCAGTCTTTGCTGATGATGTACCCCAACGCGGCTGTGCCGCCAAGTTAGAGGCCATTAGCCAGCAAATTGAGCATGCTAAAACGGCGGGTAATACATATAAAGTAGCAGGGCTTGAAAAAGCCTATAAAGAAGTCATGACCCATTGTAATGACGATAAGCTATATGCTGAGCGATTGGCAAAAATACAGGCGTTGGAAGCGAAGTTAGTCGAACGTCAAAATGAACTGACTCAAACGGTAAAAGAAGGCCGGCCGATGGATAAAGTCAGTAAAAAACAGGCTAAGGTTGCTGAAGTTGAGGCTGAGCTTGCCAAGGCTAGGGAAGAATTGGAACGCTAA
- a CDS encoding mechanosensitive ion channel family protein: protein MDQEIRLEISKWLAGFGIDSQPSDGMSTTIIIFACLLLAGIAYFIVRRVVIRAVNMVIQRSKVTWDDVFMRHKVLEKLAMVVPAIVLNLLIPIALTEHPLLSGLVDRLLSIWLVVLMIRAIYAALDAVDEISDVNLVGRRLPVKSFVQLTKLFLFFVGIIVSISILADQSPVYFLSGLGVATGFVMLVFRDTILGFVAGIQLAANRMVSKGDWIQMDKYGADGAVEEVSLTTVKVRNWDKTITMIPAYALVSDAFRNWRGMSESGGRRIKRAVNIDINSIKFLTEDDRNRLSKINCLKEYFPAKINEIRESNAKVSDLDMIVNGRHLTNVGTFRAYLQEYLQRHDKVHKDMTLMVRQLAPTTEGLPIEIYIFTNDTRWAFYEAIQADIFDHIFAVLPEFGLQAFQAPTGNDIRSLKSVKVEG from the coding sequence GTGGATCAAGAAATAAGGCTCGAAATTTCTAAGTGGCTAGCGGGCTTTGGAATTGATAGCCAACCCTCTGATGGAATGTCTACCACCATCATCATTTTTGCTTGTTTACTCTTGGCGGGAATCGCCTATTTCATTGTTCGGCGTGTCGTTATTCGAGCCGTTAATATGGTGATCCAACGTTCTAAGGTGACTTGGGATGATGTTTTTATGCGTCATAAAGTGCTTGAAAAGCTGGCGATGGTAGTGCCTGCCATAGTGCTTAATTTATTGATCCCTATAGCCTTAACGGAACATCCATTATTAAGTGGTCTGGTTGACCGACTATTGAGTATTTGGTTAGTGGTACTGATGATCCGCGCCATTTATGCTGCTTTAGATGCGGTTGATGAAATATCAGATGTGAACCTAGTTGGACGACGTCTCCCTGTTAAAAGTTTTGTGCAGTTAACTAAGCTGTTTTTGTTCTTTGTTGGGATTATTGTTTCTATCTCAATCTTGGCTGATCAGTCACCTGTGTACTTCCTCAGCGGCTTAGGTGTGGCAACGGGTTTTGTGATGCTGGTGTTTCGCGACACTATTCTAGGTTTTGTGGCGGGTATTCAGTTGGCGGCAAACCGAATGGTGAGCAAGGGCGACTGGATCCAGATGGACAAGTACGGTGCCGATGGCGCAGTCGAAGAGGTCTCGTTAACCACTGTCAAAGTGCGCAACTGGGACAAAACCATCACTATGATCCCCGCATACGCGTTAGTCTCGGATGCGTTTCGTAACTGGCGTGGTATGTCTGAGTCGGGTGGCCGTAGGATTAAGCGTGCGGTAAATATCGATATCAATAGTATTAAGTTTTTGACTGAGGATGATCGGAATCGCCTCAGTAAAATCAACTGCTTGAAAGAATATTTTCCTGCAAAAATTAATGAAATCCGCGAGTCAAATGCTAAGGTTTCTGACCTTGATATGATAGTGAATGGACGGCATTTAACAAATGTCGGGACTTTCCGTGCTTATTTACAGGAATATTTGCAACGTCACGATAAAGTGCATAAGGATATGACCTTGATGGTGCGCCAGTTAGCGCCGACGACCGAGGGATTGCCTATTGAGATTTATATCTTTACTAACGATACCCGCTGGGCATTTTATGAGGCAATCCAAGCCGACATATTTGACCATATTTTTGCGGTATTGCCTGAGTTTGGTTTGCAGGCCTTCCAAGCGCCGACAGGCAATGATATCCGCAGTCTAAAATCGGTTAAGGTCGAGGGTTAG
- a CDS encoding protein disulfide oxidoreductase → MNAEQVSISLPKRILGWIKQLALWLLIVLVLTSVMDIWRGKDIPRDNLPPLQGMTLTGVEVDIAKLSQDQAVLVYFWGTWCPVCNYVSPAVSQMSAYYPVVTVAMSSGEDDKLRKYLQHQGYGFDTINDSDSKIARDWSLQATPTIMIVKEGELKHYTTGFTSLPGMWWRMLLA, encoded by the coding sequence ATGAACGCCGAACAGGTTTCAATATCTTTACCTAAACGCATATTGGGCTGGATTAAACAGCTAGCACTTTGGCTGTTAATCGTCCTTGTATTGACCAGCGTGATGGACATCTGGCGCGGCAAAGATATCCCGCGGGATAATTTGCCGCCGTTACAAGGAATGACTTTGACCGGGGTTGAGGTTGATATCGCAAAACTTAGTCAAGATCAGGCAGTATTAGTGTACTTTTGGGGCACTTGGTGCCCTGTGTGTAATTATGTCAGCCCAGCGGTGAGTCAAATGTCGGCCTATTACCCTGTGGTCACGGTTGCCATGAGTTCGGGTGAGGATGATAAACTGAGAAAATATCTTCAACATCAGGGTTATGGCTTTGACACTATTAATGATAGTGACAGTAAGATTGCCCGTGATTGGTCATTACAGGCAACGCCAACCATTATGATCGTTAAAGAAGGTGAGTTAAAACACTACACGACAGGCTTTACTAGCCTGCCCGGTATGTGGTGGCGAATGCTCCTTGCTTAA
- a CDS encoding thioredoxin domain-containing protein: MSKFSLLFKHRQLQMFAISGVAMAMLVVSLPSLSTAAHAKDSSLSAAQQQEVRAIIKDALINDPDLMREAILAWQAREQQGADAAMQASLASHHQAMYETKSDPWKGAATPEISMVYFTDLNCPYCKKIEPSLNKLIEEFPQLKIIVKMVPLQGEGSKMAVDFAQTVWLNEPEKYLKVKDMLMSSPRGLDAAAIAKVAKLTDTERWVGNIDERVAKMVDDNINLMNDLGIGGTPSMIVADTLIPGLVPYEELKAQLEAAIAAKDKTQKIRQDAAKGN; this comes from the coding sequence ATGTCGAAATTTAGCCTTTTATTCAAACATCGTCAGTTGCAGATGTTTGCCATATCGGGAGTGGCCATGGCAATGCTGGTGGTCTCTTTGCCTTCGCTGAGCACGGCTGCCCATGCCAAGGACAGCAGTTTATCGGCGGCGCAGCAGCAAGAAGTGCGAGCCATCATTAAAGATGCCTTGATTAATGATCCGGACCTAATGAGAGAAGCGATTCTTGCGTGGCAAGCTAGGGAGCAACAGGGCGCAGATGCCGCAATGCAGGCTAGCTTAGCGAGTCATCATCAAGCCATGTATGAAACCAAAAGTGACCCATGGAAGGGGGCTGCAACGCCTGAGATATCTATGGTGTATTTCACCGATCTTAACTGTCCATACTGTAAGAAAATCGAACCTTCGCTGAACAAGTTGATTGAGGAGTTTCCGCAGTTAAAGATCATAGTCAAAATGGTGCCGCTGCAGGGCGAAGGCTCCAAAATGGCGGTCGATTTTGCCCAAACGGTTTGGTTAAACGAGCCTGAAAAGTATCTCAAAGTGAAGGATATGTTGATGTCGAGTCCGCGTGGACTCGATGCCGCCGCCATCGCTAAGGTCGCTAAGCTGACGGACACCGAGCGTTGGGTGGGCAATATAGATGAACGCGTTGCTAAAATGGTCGATGACAATATTAATTTAATGAATGATTTAGGTATAGGTGGCACCCCAAGTATGATAGTGGCCGATACGCTTATTCCCGGATTAGTGCCTTACGAAGAGTTAAAAGCACAGCTTGAAGCCGCGATTGCCGCCAAAGATAAGACGCAGAAAATCCGTCAAGATGCAGCCAAAGGAAACTGA
- a CDS encoding ZIP family metal transporter, translating into MLYLLASCLALLIGPLFYRYFSSGSGLQKGLDGFIFVSLGGLVLIHILPELLEHGGILAIVFVILGLWGPTASERLFHRYSEITHNFALFLGISGLLLHTMTDGSAMVLAQQEGNSILLALGVILHRLPVGFAVWWILKPHLGIRWTLVIFAAIMVFTGIGYFASEQLLSHTSIDKTVYLQAFVTGSILHVVLHQPHGQHETDKQGKYEYQAGIGSLLGIALLMALLLMDTGGHQHAHHDHSTEQLIPWLLILAPILLLSYTAAAVRFKFGLTPQDNCLTRRWFQRLAGPEALVITFLLLGPWFALFQLVVTLILSVYLSYAQVQITDPHSQLPHRALHFGFAHLVDRSAPWILLSLVLVNLIGHPSVPLNHPVLQLIVLLLVFLPMRFCNLGAAVLALALAYSGWSPLAIILPLIAAPVLNIAQLKLMTWQQRGVLLSLIAIALIASMRLPVWFSLVTLPEIINILALLILSALFAASLLRLGPRQFLRRLMLGKAESHQHGHAHNEHSHGHPPVKNQSHTHSHGHSKADKDSHHH; encoded by the coding sequence ATGCTCTATCTTCTCGCTAGTTGTCTTGCACTCTTAATCGGGCCACTGTTTTATCGCTATTTTTCATCGGGTAGCGGTCTACAGAAGGGACTCGATGGCTTTATATTTGTCTCTTTGGGCGGGTTGGTGCTCATCCATATCTTGCCAGAACTACTTGAGCATGGTGGCATTCTCGCGATCGTCTTTGTTATCCTCGGGCTTTGGGGGCCAACAGCCAGTGAACGATTATTTCATCGTTACTCTGAAATCACCCATAATTTCGCCCTTTTCCTTGGTATTAGCGGCTTATTGCTACATACCATGACTGATGGTAGTGCAATGGTGTTGGCACAGCAGGAAGGTAACTCCATTCTGCTAGCGTTGGGCGTTATACTCCATCGGCTCCCTGTGGGGTTTGCCGTTTGGTGGATACTTAAACCCCATCTTGGTATCCGTTGGACGCTCGTTATCTTTGCCGCCATTATGGTATTCACTGGCATAGGCTATTTTGCCAGCGAACAGCTTTTATCACACACAAGCATAGATAAAACTGTTTATTTACAAGCATTTGTAACAGGTTCAATTTTACATGTTGTATTACATCAACCCCATGGTCAGCATGAAACCGATAAACAAGGCAAATATGAATACCAAGCAGGTATTGGCAGCTTATTAGGGATAGCTTTATTAATGGCATTGCTGTTGATGGATACTGGTGGCCATCAACATGCCCACCATGATCACAGCACAGAGCAGCTAATACCTTGGTTGCTAATACTTGCCCCCATACTTCTACTGAGTTATACAGCGGCAGCAGTTCGATTTAAATTTGGCCTAACGCCTCAGGATAACTGCTTAACTCGACGCTGGTTCCAACGCTTAGCGGGACCTGAAGCCTTGGTTATTACTTTCCTACTACTCGGACCTTGGTTTGCTTTATTTCAATTAGTTGTCACTTTGATTCTGAGCGTGTATTTAAGCTATGCTCAGGTTCAAATAACCGATCCACACTCTCAATTACCCCATCGTGCGCTGCATTTTGGTTTTGCGCACTTAGTCGATCGTAGCGCGCCATGGATCCTACTGAGCTTAGTGCTAGTGAATCTTATCGGTCATCCATCAGTCCCCTTAAACCACCCTGTACTACAACTCATAGTGCTGTTATTGGTTTTTTTACCTATGCGTTTCTGTAACTTAGGTGCTGCCGTATTAGCCTTAGCGCTTGCTTACAGTGGCTGGAGTCCGCTGGCGATTATTCTGCCACTCATTGCGGCGCCGGTGCTTAATATTGCTCAGCTTAAATTGATGACTTGGCAGCAAAGAGGCGTATTGCTATCTCTTATTGCGATAGCCTTAATTGCCTCGATGCGTTTACCTGTGTGGTTTTCGCTTGTCACGCTACCGGAAATAATCAACATATTGGCACTGCTGATACTCTCCGCGCTTTTTGCTGCGAGTTTATTACGTTTAGGCCCTCGCCAGTTTTTACGTCGTCTTATGTTGGGTAAAGCAGAATCACATCAACATGGGCATGCACATAACGAGCACAGCCATGGACACCCGCCAGTAAAAAATCAATCTCATACTCATTCACATGGGCATAGCAAGGCGGATAAAGACTCACACCACCACTAA
- a CDS encoding M48 family metallopeptidase — protein sequence MEHVMTTGNDNPIQMADTVYSKEKSLFTILAIISGLVWAGLIIGTLGAALLYVLAFFIIYLFSHSAFISYLKGTAVEINAEQFPDLHKQYLACCERLEIKEPPRAYLLAADGMLNALATRFLGRNYIVLFSSIVDALESDKDALNFYIGHELGHIRRNHIGKAPFLVFATWLPLVGAAYSRACEYTCDLHGLRCCNSLRSATNAVAVLAAGVEQWKRMNIDQYIRQTQESSGFWMSLHELNGSYPWLTKRMARVQAKAQGKDYVAPSRSAWAYVFSIFMPRLGTTGGGLIILAAIIGVAAAIAVPAYKDYQEKMGASISYDTPNDTPTLMLTVPDASLAMAHIEQRHQSLIPITDTLTRYYQTNKAWPTELEVLGLTDEQLETFNLYTDGIVGFVGGEALGDYQDYEVYLSPQVDEQNNITWLCSSNGIPDEYLPVDCRG from the coding sequence ATGGAACACGTTATGACCACAGGGAACGATAATCCCATCCAAATGGCCGATACTGTTTACTCGAAGGAAAAATCACTGTTCACCATATTAGCCATTATTTCAGGACTCGTCTGGGCTGGATTGATCATAGGCACTCTAGGTGCCGCGCTGCTTTATGTATTGGCGTTTTTCATTATCTATCTCTTTAGCCATTCCGCCTTTATCAGCTACTTAAAAGGCACCGCTGTTGAGATCAACGCAGAGCAATTCCCTGATTTACATAAACAATATTTAGCCTGCTGCGAACGCTTAGAAATAAAAGAACCACCAAGGGCCTACCTACTCGCCGCCGACGGCATGCTCAATGCGCTGGCGACTCGCTTTCTCGGCCGCAACTATATAGTGCTATTTTCATCGATTGTAGATGCACTTGAGTCCGATAAAGATGCGCTCAACTTCTATATCGGCCACGAGCTAGGCCATATTCGCCGCAATCATATAGGTAAAGCGCCCTTCTTAGTCTTCGCCACTTGGTTACCTTTAGTGGGTGCGGCTTATTCTCGCGCCTGTGAATATACCTGCGATCTCCACGGGTTACGTTGCTGCAACAGCTTACGTTCTGCCACCAATGCGGTTGCTGTATTAGCCGCAGGCGTCGAGCAATGGAAGCGTATGAATATAGACCAATATATTCGCCAAACCCAAGAATCGAGCGGTTTTTGGATGTCATTACACGAGCTTAATGGCAGCTATCCTTGGTTAACTAAACGTATGGCAAGAGTCCAAGCCAAGGCGCAGGGCAAAGATTATGTGGCGCCTTCTCGCAGTGCATGGGCTTATGTATTTAGCATCTTTATGCCACGCTTAGGTACAACGGGTGGTGGATTGATTATCTTGGCTGCGATTATTGGCGTTGCGGCGGCGATTGCCGTTCCGGCCTATAAAGACTATCAAGAAAAAATGGGAGCGAGCATAAGCTACGATACGCCAAACGATACACCAACATTGATGCTCACCGTTCCCGATGCATCATTAGCAATGGCGCATATAGAGCAAAGACATCAATCATTAATCCCCATCACTGACACCTTAACCCGCTATTATCAAACCAATAAAGCTTGGCCAACGGAATTAGAAGTGCTTGGGTTAACGGACGAACAACTGGAAACATTTAACCTATACACAGATGGCATAGTGGGTTTTGTTGGGGGCGAAGCGCTCGGGGATTACCAAGATTATGAGGTATACCTCTCACCTCAAGTCGATGAACAAAACAATATCACTTGGCTCTGCAGCAGTAACGGTATTCCCGATGAATATCTGCCAGTAGATTGCCGAGGTTAA
- a CDS encoding YybH family protein translates to MLKKGRLNMLVLQRVLATLLLLVTCHVNAVPTDDITQMLKGQEDAWNRGDLNAYMQGYWKNEQLRFVSNGKFSYGWEATLAAYKKNYPNKEALGELKFTIKEIKMLSNYAAMVVGRWDLRRAKDAPSGVFTLLVEKIEDRWVITMDHSSD, encoded by the coding sequence ATGTTGAAAAAAGGGCGATTAAACATGCTTGTGTTGCAGCGTGTTTTGGCGACGCTTTTACTCTTAGTGACTTGCCATGTAAATGCGGTACCAACGGATGACATCACCCAAATGCTCAAAGGCCAAGAAGATGCGTGGAATCGTGGTGATCTTAACGCCTATATGCAAGGCTATTGGAAAAATGAGCAATTACGTTTTGTTTCAAATGGAAAATTTAGCTATGGCTGGGAGGCAACCCTTGCTGCTTATAAAAAGAATTATCCCAATAAAGAAGCGTTGGGCGAGCTTAAGTTCACCATCAAAGAAATCAAAATGTTAAGTAATTATGCCGCCATGGTTGTGGGACGTTGGGATCTACGCCGTGCAAAGGATGCCCCTTCAGGCGTATTTACCTTGTTGGTTGAAAAAATAGAGGATCGCTGGGTGATTACCATGGATCACAGCTCTGACTAA
- a CDS encoding NRDE family protein: MCILFVAINAHPQYPLIICANRDEFHHRPTAPAHYWSPDHNILAGKDMQAGGTWFGVNKQGQVAGVTNLRVPQKSPEAMRSRGELITKALSSGSLICPNWLAEHSDNYQPFNLVFGQGVHLYCFNSLNKQTIKLSDGFHAISNGALDDIWPKMAKGQQALEALINQSQSIEIPALLQLMKDDSQPLDNELPNTGIGLEWERRLAAIYIRHPDYGTRSTSVLLEDVQGSMHFTEVRYDGKGRQLGQQDFHFMLPVTTNTGS; encoded by the coding sequence ATGTGCATACTATTTGTGGCTATCAACGCCCATCCTCAGTACCCCCTCATCATCTGCGCTAACCGTGATGAGTTTCACCATAGGCCAACGGCCCCCGCCCATTATTGGTCACCAGACCATAATATTCTGGCAGGTAAAGATATGCAGGCTGGCGGCACTTGGTTTGGCGTCAATAAACAAGGACAAGTTGCTGGAGTCACTAATTTACGAGTGCCACAAAAGAGTCCTGAAGCGATGCGTAGTCGTGGAGAACTGATTACTAAGGCACTCAGCTCTGGTTCACTGATTTGTCCTAATTGGCTTGCCGAGCATAGTGATAATTATCAGCCCTTCAACTTGGTTTTTGGGCAAGGTGTACATCTGTATTGTTTTAACAGCCTAAATAAGCAAACTATAAAACTATCCGATGGATTTCATGCCATTAGCAATGGAGCACTCGATGATATTTGGCCCAAAATGGCAAAGGGACAGCAGGCATTAGAGGCATTGATCAATCAATCGCAAAGTATAGAGATACCCGCTCTACTCCAACTGATGAAAGATGATTCCCAACCATTGGATAACGAATTACCCAACACAGGAATTGGGCTCGAATGGGAGCGACGTTTAGCGGCAATTTATATTCGCCATCCCGATTATGGAACTCGCTCCACCAGCGTTTTACTAGAAGATGTTCAAGGCAGCATGCATTTCACCGAAGTGAGATACGATGGCAAAGGTAGGCAACTTGGGCAGCAGGATTTTCACTTCATGTTACCCGTCACAACGAATACAGGCAGTTAG
- a CDS encoding lysophospholipid acyltransferase family protein, whose amino-acid sequence MFTILCRWLLNISGWQIEGQLPDCAKYIVIVAPHTSNWDFIVGVLARGALGTRIHFLGKHQLFIPPWGWFFRAIGGSPVDRRKNNNLVDTAVQLFESKADYKLALAPEGTRSPVTRWKCGFYHIASKAGVPITPVGLDFSRRTVIIRTPLQPCGDITTDMQDILSFYRTIKGRHPKVIPDFVASDKH is encoded by the coding sequence ATGTTTACCATACTTTGCCGCTGGCTACTCAACATTTCAGGTTGGCAAATAGAAGGGCAACTCCCTGACTGTGCTAAATACATCGTCATCGTTGCGCCACACACCAGTAACTGGGATTTTATAGTAGGGGTTTTAGCCCGTGGCGCCTTAGGAACTCGAATTCACTTTCTCGGTAAACATCAACTCTTTATCCCACCTTGGGGCTGGTTCTTTCGCGCCATAGGCGGCAGCCCAGTAGATAGGCGTAAAAATAATAATTTAGTCGATACTGCCGTACAACTTTTTGAATCTAAAGCCGATTACAAACTGGCACTCGCCCCCGAAGGTACCCGCAGCCCCGTAACGCGTTGGAAGTGCGGTTTCTACCATATTGCCAGCAAAGCTGGGGTACCTATTACTCCTGTAGGGCTAGACTTTAGTCGCCGCACTGTCATTATACGGACGCCATTGCAGCCCTGTGGCGATATCACAACCGATATGCAGGATATTTTGAGCTTCTACCGCACCATTAAAGGTCGCCATCCTAAGGTGATCCCTGATTTTGTGGCGAGCGATAAACATTAA
- a CDS encoding LysE family translocator, with protein MHPDTWLLYLFAIVLIGISPGPIAMLSMSHGIHFGKIRSIATGLGSVSAALILMMASAAGLGAVISASDYGFTLLKWCGAAYLVFLGIKLLLTKSHAAPIEVSQLKGKGTPKQLYKQAFLVGISNPKDLLFFAALFPQFIDISAPQVPQLTLLALTWAVVDFGFVMIYASMANVLAPTLRASNKLHWFDRTSGGVFLTLAVILISRD; from the coding sequence ATGCACCCCGACACTTGGTTACTCTATCTTTTTGCCATTGTATTGATTGGCATTTCGCCCGGACCTATCGCTATGTTGTCTATGTCACATGGGATCCATTTCGGCAAAATACGCAGTATAGCTACAGGTCTTGGCAGTGTGAGTGCGGCTTTAATTTTGATGATGGCCTCTGCTGCAGGATTAGGTGCCGTTATCAGCGCTTCAGACTATGGCTTTACCTTACTCAAATGGTGTGGTGCTGCCTATTTAGTATTTTTAGGTATTAAACTGCTACTGACGAAAAGCCATGCGGCCCCCATTGAAGTCAGCCAATTAAAAGGTAAAGGGACACCTAAACAACTCTACAAACAGGCTTTTCTTGTGGGAATAAGCAATCCAAAAGATTTACTGTTTTTTGCCGCATTGTTTCCGCAATTTATTGATATCTCCGCGCCGCAAGTGCCACAACTGACCCTATTAGCACTTACATGGGCCGTAGTGGATTTTGGATTTGTGATGATTTACGCCAGTATGGCAAACGTACTTGCACCAACGCTTAGGGCAAGTAACAAACTCCATTGGTTTGACAGAACCAGCGGCGGAGTATTTTTAACCCTCGCCGTGATTCTGATCAGTCGAGACTAA
- a CDS encoding VOC family protein, protein MKQALVHIALVVRDYDEAIDFYVNKLKFELVEDSYQAEQDKRWVVVAPPGSKGASILLARASKPEQFDFIGNQAGGRVFLFLNTDDFWRDYQRMVADGIHFIREPQEQDYGTVAVFEDLYGNLWDLLQLNVQHPMAQRLAYQS, encoded by the coding sequence ATGAAACAAGCTCTAGTGCATATCGCCTTAGTCGTCAGAGATTACGATGAGGCAATTGATTTTTACGTGAATAAATTAAAATTTGAACTGGTGGAAGACAGTTATCAGGCCGAGCAGGATAAGCGCTGGGTGGTGGTAGCGCCGCCAGGCTCTAAGGGCGCATCTATCTTGCTCGCGCGAGCGTCTAAACCTGAGCAGTTCGATTTTATCGGTAACCAAGCGGGAGGTCGGGTATTTTTATTTTTAAATACCGATGATTTTTGGCGTGACTATCAACGTATGGTTGCCGATGGGATTCATTTTATCCGCGAGCCGCAGGAACAGGATTACGGTACGGTAGCTGTGTTTGAAGATCTCTACGGGAATCTTTGGGATTTGCTGCAACTTAATGTGCAGCATCCCATGGCGCAAAGACTCGCCTATCAGAGTTAA